A portion of the Archocentrus centrarchus isolate MPI-CPG fArcCen1 chromosome 19, fArcCen1, whole genome shotgun sequence genome contains these proteins:
- the fam171a2b gene encoding protein FAM171A2, which yields MPANCISRLFLFASVCAVWEALAKSVPDQGALEVQIKVQVFDNSDLSPLAEAQVEVHGNQTLLASSRAGRDGVVRVSFLYRAGTWVIITASKHDYVTNSVPWHSNRIPLYASVSLYLLVQRPGTLILYDDVLQVLSGSPGARNQPLVQLQRKSTQLPSSSNYTALSAVLTTARSQYEIGGFPFLLGQETNSSGAEIGWTDLTALAVVSVQLFDKDGNVIQVSDPIHISVPLPSDTRNRMATSVPAWLYQPRMGLWTRNGTGYIKKDGTQFVWNVVVPQMGYWLAAFPTSSGLGLSHPGLRDITTYHTLFLLSILGSLALLVLILLCVLLYYCRRKCLKPRRQQSKPHTSNLNGAKRDQGTSTSRLNLICGGHVESGPSNDKSDLSPSRDYQSSREDLTKHVPAHMLRHAKGKNTSGSQRGESFPMKVTRATETNNLDSPLLHDDYNRNYSPKDNKESDYHRHHNANDNRGYSSDPPSPPRFQGYVPSQSDKPPDYSAAAADSLARPTSLNTQPGQIIFCSSIDQMKENMYRSMVPTLVIPAHYMRLPSEFSGKDGKDQKDQDKDGAQMGGSQQHHHHHSQKQGQQQLQQGGSQGDDSEEPSWASDSSGGPVTIPVLFNDSTMAQMNGELQALTEKKLLELGVKQHPRAWFISLDGRANAHVRHSYIDVGNDLSGGGGFGGGSSSTPRDVNLEPPLEAQERKSAANRKGKDERWGTGGRKGHGVSSSGGKSYSKLAYPDHSEPSSSEGRPVSPEENSLTPLLDEGPSSRGSTIPRRGRSRVNSSRSSNSENRRDSMTSPEDDPEDKDENKKSPWQKIEDRPLMVFHPRK from the exons ATGCCAGCCAACTGCATCTCTCGTTTGTTCCTCTTCGCGTCGGTGTGCGCGGTTTGGGAGGCGCTGGCCAAATCTGTTCCAGATCAGGGAGCGTTGG AGGTGCAAATAAAAGTCCAGGTGTTCGACAACAGCGACCTGTCACCATTGGCGGAAGCTCAGGTGGAAGTGCACGGTAATCAGACCCTCCTGGCGTCCAGCCGTGCCGGCAGAGATGGCGTGGTGAGAGTCAGCTTCCTGTACCGTGCAGGAACGTGGGTCATCATTACAGCCTCCAAACATGACTACGTCACCAACTCTGTGCCCTGGCACTCCAACCGCATACCCC TGTATGCATCGGTCAGCCTGTACCTCCTCGTTCAGAGGCCGGGAACTCTTATTCTGTACGATGACGTCCTGCAGGTGCTGTCTGGGTCTCCAG gGGCTCGTAACCAGCCGCTCGTGCAGCTCCAGAGGAAGTCCACTCAGCTGCCATCCAGCTCCAACTACACGGCGCTCTCTGCTGTGCTGACCACAGCCAGGAGCCAGTATGAAATAGGTGGTTTCCCCTTCCTGCTGGGCCAAGAGACCAACAGCTCAG GTGCAGAAATTGGGTGGACGGACTTGACGGCGCTGGCGGTGGTCAGCGTTCAGCTCTTTGATAAAGATGGCAACGTGATCCAGGTCTCAGATCCGATCCACATCTCTGTGCCGCTGCCGTCAGACACCAGGAACAGGATGGCCACGAGTGTGCCTGCTTGGCTGTATCAGCCAAGGATGG gaCTGTGGACTCGGAACGGTACGGGCTACATCAAAAAGGACGGGACACAGTTTGTCTGGAACGTCGTGGTTCCTCAGATGGGATACTGGCTGGCTGCCTTTCCGACATCTTCAG GTTTGGGTTTGTCTCATCCGGGCTTGAGGGATATCACCACCTACCACACCCTGTTCCTGCTCTCCATCCTGGGATCGCTGGCCCTGCTGGTGCTCATCCTGCTCTGCGTGCTGCTCTACTACTGCAG GCGGAAGTGTTTGAAACCCCGTCGACAGCAAAGCAAACCCCACACGTCCAATTTAAATGGTGCTAAGAGAGACCAGGGCACATCAACGTCACGCCTGAATCTGATCTGTGGAGGCCATGTTGAATCAGGCCCCTCCAATGACAAATCTGACTTGTCACCATCTCGAGACTACCAGAGTTCAAGGGAGGATTTGACTAAGCATGTTCCAGCCCACATGCTGCGCCACGCAAAGGGTAAAAACACTTCAGGTTCCCAACGGGGTGAAAGCTTCCCCATGAAGGTCACACGTGCCACAGAGACCAACAACTTGGACAGCCCTTTGCTGCATGACGACTACAACCGGAACTACAGTCCCAAAGACAACAAGGAGTCCGACTATCACAGACACCACAATGCCAACGACAATCGCGGGTACTCCTCCGATCCCCCATCCCCACCTCGCTTCCAAGGCTACGTCCCAAGCCAGTCAGACAAGCCTCCAGATTATTCAGCGGCAGCAGCAGATAGCCTTGCCCGACCCACGTCCCTCAACACCCAACCAGGGCAGATCATCTTCTGCAGCTCCATTGACCAGATGAAGGAGAACATGTACCGGAGCATGGTGCCGACCCTGGTTATCCCAGCCCACTACATGCGCCTGCCGTCTGAGTTTTCTGGCAAAGATGGCAAGGACCAGAAGGATCAAGACAAAGATGGTGCACAGATGGGAGGAAGCCAGcagcaccatcaccaccactccCAGAAACAAGGCCAGCAGCAACTGCAGCAGGGTGGATCCCAAGGTGATGACTCTGAGGAGCCAAGCTGGGCATCTGACTCATCCGGGGGGCCTGTGACCATCCCAGTACTCTTCAATGATTCAACCATGGCTCAGATGAATGGCGAACTTCAGGCTCTGACTGAGAAGAAGCTGCTGGAACTTGGAGTTAAACAGCATCCGCGGGCATGGTTCATCTCTCTTGATGGTCGCGCTAACGCTCATGTGCGCCACTCCTACATAGATGTTGGGAATGACctcagtggtggtggtggatttGGAGGCGGCTCCAGTAGCACTCCACGGGATGTCAACCTTGAACCACCTCTGGAGGCCCAAGAGCGAAAATCAGCTGCAAACAGAAAGGGAAAAGATGAGCGCTGGGGGACGGGAGGACGAAAGGGTCATGGTGTTAGCAGCAGTGGCGGGAAGAGTTACTCCAAGTTGGCCTACCCTGACCACAGCGAGCCCAGCAGCAGCGAGGGACGCCCCGTCTCCCCTGAGGAGAACTCCCTCACCCCTCTCCTGGACGAAGGCCCGTCCTCCCGAGGATCCACCATCCCAAGAAGAGGCCGCAGTCGCGTGAATAGCAGCCGCAGCAGCAACAGCGAGAACCGCCGTGACTCCATGACCAGTCCAGAGGATGATCCTGAGGACAAAGATGAGAACAAGAAGAGCCCCTGGCAGAAGATCGAAGACAGGCCTCTGATGGTCTTCCACCCCAGGAAGTGA
- the grnb gene encoding granulin b has product MTLQTGILCLALLALSSALVCPDGGICQDTNTCCRNTMGGYGCCPLPHAECCSDHLHCCFEGTLCDLVHEKCVNKTVSLPWMTRLPTSLAPLVPQLEERVKAVICPDQESECPDATTCCQLPDSSWGCCPLAKAVCCDDRRHCCPEGTVCDVAHSRCVSASLQSFPLLQKLPARRRGENPGSVTCPDGRHSCPNKFTCCPLITGEYGCCPFPQATCCDDHLHCCPAKMKCDLKHSQCRLGETRMPLMKKIPAVVNDVVCLDKTLCPDDTTCCKMTNGTYGCCPMPNAVCCSDHIHCCPAGTECDLYHSTCVSARRNAAMTLAAAATELQAVQRKVHTIPCNDSVACADRSTCCKTLKGDWACCPLPEAVCCEDHLHCCPHGTVCNIKASTCDDSSGNAVTPMLGHVSVFPLPKVSNSRCDKSTTCPGKSTCCKTASGGWACCPLSQAVCCDDHVHCCPHSRVCNLAAETCDDPFGFSPPLSWLTKVPALTSEAQDEKCDEKTRCPWGSTCCKKNSGQWACCPLPLAVCCNDHEHCCPKGYKCNVAEQTCDKPGSLSLAWLRKIPALREEPSQTLSDPVQPAKNMCDAQTSCPKDTTCCFMDNDHKWGCCPLPKAVCCEDGNHCCPSGHSCEPHRSSCSRGPHVIPWFTKVSALTELGAIIDVKCDNKSSCASGTTCCKLKTGEWGCCPLVKAVCCADHEHCCPQGYTCNMQIGTCEKKSNDVLLNTIPQSKVPQPVKDTEDEAVCDSRGEFHCSKQETCCKISATEWRCCPSPRAVCCSDSKHCCPAGYSCDLKAGGCTPHTRLTWDLWFGDRTRKTVPRGL; this is encoded by the exons ATG ACTCTGCAGACGGGGATCTTGTGTTTGGCCCTGCTGGCCCTGAGCTCAGCGCTGGTTTGTCCTGATGGAGGCATATGTCAGGACACAAACACCTGCTGCAGGAACACTATGGGGGGATACGGATGCTGCCCACTACCACAC GCAGAGTGCTGCTCAGACCACCTCCACTGCTGTTTCGAGGGCACGCTGTGTGATCTGGTCCACGAGAAGTGTGTCAATAAAACGGTTTCCCTGCCGTGGATGACCCGACTGCCTACCAGCCTGGCCCCGCTGGTCCCTCAG CTCGAGGAGAGAGTGAAGGCAGTTATTTGTCCCGATCAGGAGTCCGAGTGTCCGGATGCAACGACTTGCTGCCAGCTCCCTGACAGCTCCTGGGGCTGCTGCCCCTTAGCCaag GCGGTGTGCTGTGACGACAGGCGCCACTGCTGCCCCGAGGGAACGGTGTGTGACGTTGCTCATTCACGGTGCGTGTctgcctcactgcagtccttcCCCCTGCTGCAGAAACTACCTGCTAGAAGGAGAGGGGAGAATCCAG GATCAGTAACGTGTCCTGATGGGAGACACAGCTGCCCAAACAAATTCACGTGCTGTCCACTAATCACTGGAGAGTACGGCTGCTGCCCATTCCCACAG GCCACCTGCTGTGACGATCACCTTCACTGCTGCCCTGCCAAAATGAAGTGTGACCTGAAGCATTCACAGTGTAGGCTTGGTGAGACCCGCATGCCCCTGATGAAGAAGATCCCTGCCGTAGTCAATGATG TTGTGTGTCTAGACAAGACATTGTGTCCTGATGACACCACATGCTGCAAGATGACCAACGGCACCTACGGCTGCTGCCCGATGCCCAAT GCCGTCTGTTGTTCCGATCACATCCACTGCTGCCCTGCAGGCACAGAGTGCGACCTGTACCACAGCACCTGTGTGTCTGCGCGGAGAAATGCCGCCATGACGCTGGCAGCAGCCGCCACCGAGTTGCAGGCAGTGCAGAGAAAAG TCCACACCATTCCCTGCAATGACTCTGTGGCCTGTGCCGACAGAAGcacctgctgtaaaacactgaaaGGAGACTGGGCCTGTTGTCCGTTACCAGAG GCTGTGTGTTGTGAGGACCACCTGCACTGCTGCCCCCACGGCACCGTTTGTAACATTAAAGCTTCCACGTGTGACGACTCCTCAGGCAACGCCGTGACTCCGATGCTCGGACACGTCTCCGTCTTCCCTTTACCGAAAGTCAGTAACAGCAGGTGTGACAAGTCGACGACATGTCCTGGAAAATCCACCTGCTGCAAGACAGCGAGCGGAGGCTGGGCCTGCTGTCCTCTGTCTCAG gctgtttgctgTGACGATCACGTCCACTGCTGTCCTCACAGCAGAGTCTGCAACCTGGCAGCTGAAACTTGCGACGACCCGTTCGGCTTCTCTCCGCCCCTCTCCTGGCTTACAAAGGTACCTGCTCTGACCTCGGAGGCGCAGGATGAGAAATGCGACGAGAAGACCAGATGTCCATGGGGTTCCACCTGCTGTAAGAAGAACTCTGGACAGTGGGCCTGCTGCCCCTTACCTCTG gctgtgtgctgcAACGATCATGAGCACTGCTGCCCCAAAGGCTACAAATGTAACGTGGCCGAGCAGACCTGTGATAAGCCCGGTAGCCTCAGCCTGGCCTGGCTGCGGAAGATACCGGCCCTGCGGGAGGAGCCCAGTCAGACCCTTTCTGATCCAGTTCAGCCGGCCAAGAACATGTGCGATGCCCAGACCAGCTGTCCCAAAGACACGACCTGCTGCTTCATGGATAACGACCACAAATGGGGGTGCTGCCCTCTGCCGaag GCCGTCTGTTGTGAAGATGGAAACCACTGCTGCCCCAGCGGGCACAGCTGTGAGCCCCACCGGTCCTCCTGCTCCAGGGGTCCTCATGTTATACCCTGGTTCACCAAAGTGAGCGCTCTAACCGAGCTGGGCGCCATCATTGATGTTAAATGTGACAACAAGAGCAGCTGTGCGTCGGGGACGACCTGCTGTAAGCTGAAGACGGGAGAGTGGGGCTGCTGCCCGCTGGTCAAG GCGGTTTGCTGTGCTGACCACGAGCACTGCTGCCCTCAGGGCTACACCTGCAACATGCAGATAGGAACCTGTGAGAAGAAGAGCAACGATGTGCTCCTCAACACCATCCCTCAGAGCAAAGTGCCGCAGCCTGTGAAGGACACAGAGGATGAGGCAGTGTGTGACAGCAGGGGGGAGTTTCACTGCTCCAAACAAGAGACCTGCTGTAAGATCTCTGCCACAGAGTGGCGCTGCTGCCCCTCCCCCAGG GCGGTCTGCTGCTCTGACTCGAAGCACTGCTGTCCTGCTGGATACTCGTGCGACCTGAAGGCCGGAGGCTGCACCCCGCACACTCGGCTAACCTGGGACTTGTGGTTTGGGGACCGAACAAGAAAGACTGTCCCCCGCGGACTCTGA